The following are encoded together in the Raineyella sp. LH-20 genome:
- a CDS encoding undecaprenyl-diphosphate phosphatase: MNWFHAILLGIVEGITEFLPVSSTGHLNIVESFLGYRIDDPGMTAFTAVIQVGAIIAAIVYFWKDIVRIVVAWVKGLRDAEARKDPDYRLGWGVIIGSVPVAVVGLLFKGAIETTLRSMWVIAGALLLWSIVMWIADRRPHHDRGMHDVTLKDSLVIGLLQALAPVFPGISRSGATISAGLFLGFDRVTATRLSFFMGIPALIAAGGLEAATQAGAISATVGWGPTVIATLVSFVVAYASIAWLLKFVSTNNFTGFIIYRVLLGLFLVGLLMIGLIPA; this comes from the coding sequence ATGAACTGGTTCCACGCCATCCTGCTCGGGATCGTCGAGGGAATCACCGAGTTCCTCCCGGTCTCCAGCACCGGTCACCTCAACATCGTCGAGAGTTTCCTCGGATACCGGATCGACGACCCCGGGATGACCGCCTTCACCGCCGTCATCCAGGTGGGCGCGATCATCGCGGCCATCGTCTACTTCTGGAAGGACATCGTCCGGATCGTCGTGGCTTGGGTGAAGGGACTGCGTGACGCCGAGGCGCGCAAGGACCCCGACTATCGGCTGGGCTGGGGAGTGATCATCGGCTCCGTCCCGGTGGCCGTCGTCGGGCTGCTCTTCAAGGGGGCGATCGAGACCACATTGCGCAGCATGTGGGTGATCGCCGGGGCGCTGTTGCTGTGGAGCATCGTGATGTGGATCGCCGACCGCCGCCCCCACCACGACCGTGGCATGCACGATGTCACGCTCAAGGACTCGCTGGTGATCGGTCTTCTCCAGGCCCTGGCCCCGGTCTTCCCCGGCATCTCCCGCTCCGGCGCGACCATCTCCGCCGGCCTGTTCCTGGGGTTCGACCGGGTCACCGCCACCCGGCTGAGCTTCTTCATGGGGATCCCGGCCCTGATCGCAGCCGGCGGCCTCGAGGCCGCCACGCAGGCCGGCGCGATCTCGGCGACCGTCGGCTGGGGCCCGACGGTCATCGCGACGCTGGTCTCCTTCGTCGTCGCGTACGCCTCCATCGCCTGGCTGCTGAAGTTCGTCTCGACCAACAACTTCACCGGGTTCATCATCTACCGCGTGCTGCTCGGCCTGTTCCTTGTCGGGCTGCTGATGATCGGTCTGATCCCCGCCTGA
- a CDS encoding nitric-oxide reductase large subunit, whose protein sequence is MNRRDRRWWTALALVVVLSFGVLLYLGYQIDQNKPPIPTQVVDSSGRVLMTGADITEGQEIWQSIGGQEIGSIWGHGAYVAPDWSADWLHREATYVLDRYAGAEGASSYDALPAERQAALKERLKEDIRTNTYDPSTGTITVDGLRAASWQQNSAYYADIFSNGNVEDAIPAGTLTDPGQLQQMNDFFWWTAWAAGTDSPGTDVSYLQNWPHEPLIDNVPTPTNVLWSIISVVLLLGGIGGMIFYHNLHSDDEEPRTDAPERDPLLGYKATPSQRATMKYFYIVGALFLLQITMGILTAHYGVEGGSLYGIPLDTILPYAVTRTWHNQLGILWIATAWLATGLYVAPAVGGRDPKYQKLGVNVLFYALILVVAGSLVGEWLSMMGFMGHGLPINWWLGTTGYEYLDMARTWQIGLFVGLFLWFFLMARAMWPALRRARSGEGNRPTATAPLAAGGQRTLILMLLMSSLAIAGFYGAAFGMDQGTHLSITEYWRWWVVHLWVEGFFEVFATVVIAFLFARLGLVRSRTAATATLSSTAVYLAGGIIGTGHHLYFTGGDHIVMAWSATFSALEVVPLVLVGFEAFKNLRLLKVSSWAVGYKWAVYFFIAVSFWNMLGAGIFGFLINPPISLFYVQGLNLTPLHGHAALFGVYGMLGIGLMLFCLRSLMPAKRWADRPIAIGFWGLNIGLLLMCLLSLLPVGLAQAWASITHGLWYARSSEFLYSPALTVLRWLRTPGDIVFTIGGLAIGVFMVGLLFGYSVRTPGGESVSGSVFNRLDEPDEDVEVVGAGVSGQE, encoded by the coding sequence ATGAACCGCCGAGACCGCCGTTGGTGGACAGCACTCGCCCTGGTCGTGGTGCTGTCCTTCGGCGTGCTGCTCTACCTGGGCTACCAGATCGACCAGAACAAGCCACCGATCCCCACTCAGGTCGTCGACAGCAGCGGCCGCGTGCTGATGACCGGTGCCGACATCACCGAGGGCCAGGAGATCTGGCAGTCGATCGGTGGCCAGGAGATCGGCTCGATCTGGGGCCACGGCGCGTACGTCGCCCCGGACTGGAGCGCCGACTGGTTGCACCGGGAGGCGACGTACGTCCTCGACCGGTACGCCGGCGCCGAGGGGGCGTCGTCCTATGACGCGCTTCCCGCGGAGCGCCAGGCCGCGTTGAAGGAGCGGCTGAAGGAGGACATCCGCACCAATACGTACGACCCGTCGACCGGCACGATCACCGTCGACGGCCTGCGCGCCGCCTCGTGGCAACAGAACTCGGCCTACTACGCCGACATCTTCTCCAACGGCAACGTCGAGGACGCCATCCCGGCCGGCACCCTCACCGACCCGGGGCAGCTCCAGCAGATGAACGACTTCTTCTGGTGGACCGCGTGGGCGGCGGGGACCGACTCGCCCGGCACGGACGTCTCGTACCTGCAGAACTGGCCGCACGAACCCCTGATCGACAACGTCCCCACGCCGACGAACGTGTTGTGGAGCATCATCAGCGTCGTCCTGCTCCTCGGCGGCATCGGCGGGATGATCTTCTACCACAACCTCCACTCCGACGATGAGGAGCCGCGGACCGACGCCCCGGAGCGCGATCCGCTGCTCGGCTACAAGGCCACGCCGTCCCAACGCGCGACGATGAAGTACTTCTACATCGTCGGCGCCCTCTTCCTGCTGCAGATCACGATGGGCATCCTCACCGCTCACTACGGTGTCGAGGGCGGCTCGCTCTACGGCATCCCGCTCGACACGATCCTGCCGTACGCCGTCACCCGTACGTGGCACAACCAGCTCGGCATCCTGTGGATCGCCACCGCCTGGCTGGCGACCGGCCTGTACGTCGCCCCGGCCGTCGGCGGGCGGGACCCGAAGTACCAGAAGCTCGGCGTCAACGTGCTCTTCTACGCGCTGATCCTGGTCGTCGCCGGCTCCCTGGTCGGTGAATGGCTGTCCATGATGGGCTTCATGGGCCACGGCCTGCCGATCAACTGGTGGCTGGGCACCACCGGCTACGAGTACCTCGACATGGCGCGGACCTGGCAGATCGGCCTGTTCGTCGGTCTGTTCCTCTGGTTCTTCCTGATGGCCCGGGCGATGTGGCCGGCGCTGCGGCGGGCCCGCAGCGGTGAGGGCAACCGGCCGACCGCGACCGCGCCGCTCGCCGCCGGTGGTCAGCGGACGCTGATCCTGATGCTGCTGATGAGCTCGCTGGCCATCGCCGGCTTCTACGGTGCTGCCTTCGGGATGGATCAGGGCACGCACCTGTCGATCACCGAGTACTGGCGCTGGTGGGTGGTGCACCTGTGGGTCGAGGGGTTCTTCGAGGTCTTCGCCACGGTGGTGATCGCGTTCCTGTTCGCCCGCTTGGGTCTCGTGCGCAGTCGGACCGCGGCCACCGCCACCCTGTCGTCGACGGCCGTCTACCTGGCCGGCGGCATCATCGGCACCGGCCACCACCTGTACTTCACCGGTGGCGACCACATCGTGATGGCCTGGAGCGCCACGTTCAGTGCGCTGGAGGTCGTCCCGCTGGTGTTGGTCGGCTTCGAGGCCTTCAAGAACCTTCGCCTGCTCAAGGTCAGCAGCTGGGCCGTCGGCTACAAGTGGGCCGTCTACTTCTTCATCGCGGTCTCGTTCTGGAACATGCTCGGCGCCGGCATCTTCGGCTTCCTGATCAATCCGCCGATCTCGCTGTTCTACGTCCAGGGGCTGAACCTGACCCCCCTGCACGGCCACGCCGCGCTGTTCGGGGTGTACGGCATGCTCGGCATCGGCCTGATGCTGTTCTGCCTGCGCTCGCTGATGCCCGCCAAGCGGTGGGCCGACAGGCCGATCGCCATCGGGTTCTGGGGGCTGAACATCGGCCTGCTGCTGATGTGTCTGCTGTCGCTGCTGCCGGTCGGCCTGGCCCAGGCCTGGGCGTCGATCACCCACGGTCTGTGGTACGCCCGCAGCTCCGAGTTCCTCTACAGCCCGGCGCTCACCGTGCTGCGCTGGCTGCGGACGCCGGGCGACATCGTCTTCACCATCGGCGGGCTGGCGATCGGTGTCTTCATGGTCGGTCTGTTGTTCGGCTACTCGGTGCGGACGCCCGGCGGTGAGTCGGTCAGCGGCTCGGTCTTCAACCGGCTCGACGAGCCGGACGAGGACGTGGAGGTCGTCGGCGCGGGCGTGTCCGGGCAGGAGTGA
- a CDS encoding PadR family transcriptional regulator, with amino-acid sequence MRSDHLTQLRKGALELAVLALLDRAPSYGFEIVDGLAGLPGLEATTGTIYPLLTRLKNSRLVDTTWRESPKGPPRKYYTLSVAGRDELAGQTAAWRQVVTAMDALLTEETR; translated from the coding sequence ATGCGCTCCGACCACCTCACCCAGCTCCGCAAGGGCGCGCTCGAACTGGCCGTCCTCGCCCTCCTCGACCGCGCCCCGTCGTACGGCTTCGAGATCGTCGACGGACTGGCCGGGCTGCCCGGCCTGGAGGCGACCACCGGCACGATCTACCCACTGCTGACGCGGCTGAAGAACTCCCGGCTGGTCGACACCACATGGCGGGAGTCGCCGAAGGGCCCGCCACGCAAGTACTACACGCTCAGCGTCGCCGGGCGCGACGAGCTCGCCGGCCAGACAGCGGCCTGGCGCCAGGTGGTCACGGCGATGGACGCACTGCTCACCGAGGAGACCCGATGA
- a CDS encoding cation:proton antiporter yields the protein MEIVLAITGFIFVVLVVTWWADRLRISAPLALILVGVAGSLVPFLEVPALSPELVLVGLLPPLLYAAAVNTPLADFRSNLRPIGWLSIGLVLFTMAGVAVVVQPLLEVPWPAALAIGAVVAPPDAVAATAVARQVGLPRRVVTILEGESLVNDATALVSLRSATLALTAALSAGAVLLDFGRAVVLAVVIGLVVARLAGLFFRRLRDAAMTVGLSFLVPFTAYVLTESVHGSGVLAVVVAGLTLGHRAHREQSAEARVSARINWHTVQFLLENAVFLLIGLQTRQIVTAAWGAEVGTGTVIAVCLAALGTVIAARLVWLVGTRVFLVRRGGRPWAETLIIGWAGMRGVVTLAAAMALPFDTPGRPVLVLIALVVTIGTLTIQGLTLPPLARALDLRGPDAREDAIESVMILQRATAAGLTAADEAAGPNDRETVDLLRTENTHRLNTLWERLGRPGSERETPEAARRRLRDVALQREREVILDIRDEGQADQTVIAEVLSVLDLEEVMTQRVGDRHDAIRGALPAVHSIAEACAHLREATDIAVPTCFTGCPDCEREGLTWVHLRLCLTCGNVGCCESSPGDHARKHFEHTGHPVMRSFEPGESWRWCYLDEVISD from the coding sequence ATGGAGATCGTCCTCGCCATCACCGGCTTCATCTTCGTCGTCCTGGTGGTCACCTGGTGGGCCGATCGGCTGCGGATCTCCGCGCCGTTGGCGCTGATCCTGGTCGGCGTCGCCGGCTCGCTGGTCCCGTTCCTGGAGGTCCCCGCGCTGTCACCGGAGCTCGTCCTGGTCGGGCTGCTGCCGCCGCTCCTCTACGCCGCTGCGGTGAACACCCCGCTGGCGGACTTCCGGTCCAATCTCCGGCCGATCGGGTGGCTGTCGATCGGCCTGGTGCTCTTCACGATGGCCGGGGTGGCCGTCGTGGTGCAGCCGCTGCTGGAGGTGCCGTGGCCGGCGGCCCTGGCGATCGGCGCCGTGGTCGCCCCGCCCGACGCGGTCGCCGCCACCGCCGTGGCCCGGCAGGTCGGGCTCCCGCGCCGGGTGGTGACGATCCTCGAGGGCGAATCGCTGGTCAACGACGCGACCGCTCTGGTGAGCCTCCGCTCCGCCACCCTGGCCCTCACCGCGGCCCTCTCGGCCGGCGCGGTGCTGCTCGACTTCGGTCGAGCGGTCGTCCTCGCCGTCGTCATCGGGCTGGTGGTCGCCCGGCTCGCCGGGCTGTTCTTCCGCCGGCTCCGGGACGCTGCGATGACGGTCGGCCTGTCGTTCCTGGTGCCGTTCACCGCGTACGTGCTCACCGAGTCGGTGCACGGCTCCGGTGTGCTGGCCGTGGTGGTCGCCGGTCTCACCCTCGGCCACCGCGCCCACCGTGAACAGTCCGCCGAGGCCCGGGTGTCGGCCCGGATCAACTGGCACACCGTGCAGTTCCTGCTGGAGAACGCCGTCTTCCTGCTGATCGGGCTGCAGACGCGCCAGATCGTCACCGCGGCTTGGGGGGCGGAGGTGGGGACCGGCACGGTGATCGCCGTCTGCCTGGCGGCCCTCGGGACGGTCATCGCGGCACGGCTGGTCTGGCTGGTGGGCACCCGGGTGTTCCTCGTACGTCGCGGCGGTCGACCGTGGGCCGAGACACTGATCATCGGATGGGCCGGAATGCGCGGAGTGGTCACTCTGGCCGCCGCGATGGCGCTGCCGTTCGACACGCCCGGCCGCCCCGTCCTGGTGCTGATCGCCCTGGTCGTCACCATCGGCACCCTGACGATCCAGGGCCTCACCCTGCCCCCGCTGGCCCGGGCGCTGGACCTGCGCGGACCCGACGCCCGCGAGGACGCGATCGAATCGGTGATGATCCTCCAGCGGGCCACCGCCGCCGGGCTGACCGCCGCCGACGAGGCCGCCGGCCCGAACGATCGGGAGACCGTCGACCTGCTCCGGACCGAGAACACCCACCGCCTCAACACCCTGTGGGAGCGGCTCGGCCGCCCCGGATCGGAGAGGGAGACGCCCGAGGCGGCCCGCCGCCGGCTGCGCGACGTCGCGCTGCAGCGGGAACGCGAGGTCATCCTCGACATCCGCGACGAGGGGCAGGCCGACCAGACCGTCATCGCCGAGGTACTGAGCGTGCTGGACCTGGAGGAGGTGATGACCCAGCGCGTCGGCGACCGCCACGACGCCATCCGCGGCGCACTCCCCGCCGTGCACAGCATCGCCGAGGCGTGCGCCCACCTGCGGGAGGCCACCGACATCGCCGTCCCCACCTGCTTCACCGGCTGTCCCGACTGCGAGCGGGAAGGGCTGACATGGGTCCACCTGCGGCTGTGCCTGACCTGCGGCAACGTCGGCTGCTGCGAGTCCTCCCCCGGCGACCACGCCCGCAAACACTTCGAGCACACCGGCCATCCGGTGATGCGGTCGTTCGAGCCCGGCGAGTCGTGGCGCTGGTGCTACCTCGACGAGGTCATCTCGGACTGA
- a CDS encoding GNAT family N-acetyltransferase, whose translation MSDEIDDYTIDHDPAGQAFFLRDGDRQIGRIFYLPYGPDGKQRVLYHTGIDEEYGGRGLAGRLTAAALAETVAEGLTIVPVCPYITAYLRKHPEYADRATEVLPEHLAVVPEKYRP comes from the coding sequence ATGAGTGACGAGATCGACGACTACACGATCGACCACGATCCCGCCGGCCAGGCGTTCTTCCTCCGCGACGGTGACCGGCAGATCGGCCGCATCTTCTACCTGCCGTACGGCCCCGACGGCAAGCAACGGGTGCTCTATCACACCGGAATCGACGAGGAGTACGGCGGGCGCGGGCTGGCCGGGCGGCTGACCGCGGCCGCGTTGGCCGAGACGGTGGCGGAGGGGTTGACCATCGTGCCGGTCTGCCCCTACATCACGGCCTATCTCCGCAAGCACCCCGAGTACGCCGATCGGGCGACCGAGGTGCTTCCCGAGCACCTGGCCGTCGTCCCGGAGAAGTACCGGCCCTGA
- a CDS encoding DUF5808 domain-containing protein → MTDPNPTYGDIDTYVAEVARHLKTRGPARHQALADLEAALRETTAAYAGVRSTEESTNEDPVAAAVASFGSARGYARALDEELRSDRRRTILGIPNSLASGVLQRMAATFDPADPHLVVPHVFGVGWALNMGAIAVRLGLLHPDDLDDELLEDATEGPGRWARAMAWTVAGALAVATIASVPRRRRRGLTGRAAWADVPGAASVGAAVVTLAALGSDRRLPPGQRLVTPAYATLLAGIGAAALTGLRPDGSRSTWAGWWGLPLGTALWWAATYGPVRATVDHAVRH, encoded by the coding sequence ATGACCGACCCGAACCCGACGTACGGAGACATCGACACGTACGTCGCCGAGGTGGCCCGCCACCTGAAGACCCGCGGGCCGGCACGTCACCAGGCCCTGGCCGACCTCGAGGCCGCCCTGCGGGAGACGACCGCGGCGTACGCCGGAGTCCGGTCGACGGAGGAATCGACGAACGAGGATCCGGTCGCCGCGGCGGTGGCTTCCTTCGGCTCCGCCCGCGGGTACGCCCGGGCGCTGGACGAGGAGTTACGCAGCGACCGTCGACGGACGATCCTCGGCATCCCCAATTCACTGGCCTCCGGGGTGCTGCAGCGGATGGCGGCGACGTTCGACCCCGCCGATCCACACCTGGTGGTGCCGCACGTGTTCGGCGTCGGGTGGGCCCTCAACATGGGGGCGATCGCCGTCCGGCTCGGACTGCTCCATCCCGACGACCTCGACGACGAACTGCTGGAGGACGCGACCGAGGGACCGGGACGATGGGCCCGGGCGATGGCGTGGACGGTGGCGGGAGCACTGGCCGTCGCCACCATCGCGTCGGTCCCGCGGCGCCGTCGCCGCGGGCTCACCGGTCGGGCGGCCTGGGCCGACGTGCCGGGTGCCGCGAGCGTCGGTGCCGCGGTCGTCACCCTCGCCGCCCTCGGCTCGGACCGGCGCCTCCCGCCCGGTCAACGCCTGGTGACCCCCGCGTACGCGACGCTCCTCGCCGGCATCGGGGCCGCCGCCCTGACCGGCCTGCGGCCGGACGGCAGTCGGTCGACGTGGGCCGGCTGGTGGGGGCTGCCGCTGGGCACCGCCCTGTGGTGGGCGGCCACGTACGGGCCGGTGCGGGCGACGGTCGATCACGCGGTGCGCCACTGA
- a CDS encoding DHA2 family efflux MFS transporter permease subunit produces the protein MSTTRDDQVVETRSLEDHGVSTAAAWRALVALVIGFFMILIDTTIVSVAMPHIITGLDTTLNAAIWVTSAYLLAYAVPLLITGRLGDRYGPKNLYLIGLAVFTVSSLACGLSGTAGALIGWRVVQGLGAALMTPQTMAVITRLFPPKERAQAMSLWGATAGVAMLVGPLLGGLLTDGFGWEWIFFVNVPIGVIGFVAAVRLVPALPVHGHSFDWLGVILSALGTFLVVFGIQEGNTYHWAGITGDLTVAGLHTHIPVSVWGLIVIGLVVLALFVVWQAINTREPLVPLALFRDRNFSAANAAITVMGFCVVGTSFPLMLFYQEVKGLTPTQSALTMIPMAVLSGGLAPLTGKLQTRVNPKWLAMLGFLLFAVSQVWTWAVTHPDTPIWVFLLPLALMGVANSLIWGPVSMTATRNLSPQLAGAGSGIYNTTRQMGSVLGSASIAAVMTSRLQVEMSRAVEALPPAARTQIPAGTATEGFSGTLPPFLHDAFASAMGQSMLLGAGAVLLGLVAALFFAKPPAEHMNRPTR, from the coding sequence ATGAGCACCACCCGCGATGATCAGGTCGTCGAGACCCGCAGCCTCGAGGACCACGGCGTGTCCACCGCAGCGGCCTGGCGTGCCCTGGTCGCTCTGGTGATCGGGTTCTTCATGATCCTGATCGACACCACGATCGTGTCGGTCGCGATGCCGCACATCATCACCGGGCTGGACACCACGCTGAATGCGGCGATCTGGGTCACCAGCGCCTACCTGCTGGCGTACGCCGTGCCGCTGCTGATCACCGGCCGCCTCGGCGACCGCTACGGCCCGAAGAACCTCTACCTCATCGGCCTGGCGGTCTTCACCGTCTCCTCACTGGCCTGTGGCCTGTCCGGCACGGCCGGTGCACTGATCGGCTGGCGGGTGGTGCAGGGCCTCGGCGCGGCACTGATGACGCCGCAGACGATGGCGGTGATCACCCGGCTCTTCCCGCCGAAGGAGCGCGCCCAGGCGATGTCCCTGTGGGGCGCGACCGCCGGCGTCGCCATGCTGGTCGGCCCGCTGCTCGGCGGCCTGCTCACCGACGGGTTCGGCTGGGAGTGGATCTTCTTCGTCAACGTGCCGATCGGCGTCATCGGCTTCGTCGCCGCCGTCCGGCTGGTCCCGGCCCTGCCGGTGCACGGGCACTCCTTCGACTGGCTCGGGGTGATCCTGAGCGCGCTCGGCACCTTCCTCGTCGTGTTCGGGATCCAGGAGGGCAACACCTACCACTGGGCGGGCATCACCGGCGATCTCACCGTCGCCGGCCTGCACACACACATCCCGGTCTCGGTCTGGGGCCTGATCGTCATCGGCCTGGTGGTGCTGGCGCTGTTCGTCGTCTGGCAGGCCATCAACACCCGTGAACCGCTGGTGCCGCTCGCCCTGTTCCGCGACCGCAACTTCTCCGCCGCGAACGCCGCCATCACCGTGATGGGCTTCTGCGTGGTCGGCACCTCGTTCCCGCTGATGCTGTTCTACCAGGAGGTGAAGGGCCTCACCCCGACCCAGTCCGCCCTCACCATGATCCCGATGGCCGTCCTGTCGGGCGGTCTGGCGCCGCTGACCGGCAAGCTCCAGACGAGGGTCAATCCCAAGTGGCTGGCGATGCTCGGCTTCCTGCTGTTCGCCGTCTCCCAGGTGTGGACCTGGGCGGTCACCCATCCGGACACGCCGATCTGGGTGTTCCTGCTCCCGCTGGCCCTGATGGGCGTCGCGAACAGCCTGATCTGGGGGCCGGTCTCGATGACCGCCACCCGCAACCTCTCCCCGCAGCTGGCGGGCGCCGGGTCGGGCATCTACAACACCACCCGGCAGATGGGCAGTGTCCTCGGATCGGCGTCGATCGCGGCGGTGATGACCAGCCGTCTGCAGGTGGAGATGAGCCGGGCGGTCGAGGCCCTGCCGCCGGCGGCACGTACGCAGATCCCTGCCGGCACCGCCACCGAGGGCTTCTCCGGCACGCTGCCGCCGTTCCTGCACGACGCCTTCGCCTCGGCGATGGGCCAGTCGATGCTGCTCGGCGCCGGGGCGGTCCTGCTCGGCCTGGTCGCGGCGCTGTTCTTCGCCAAGCCGCCGGCCGAGCACATGAACCGGCCGACCCGCTGA
- a CDS encoding PadR family transcriptional regulator: MSLTPLQLSALAILHEGPSHPYEVYQLMLQRREDRVVKVRPGTLYHAIGRLADDGLLQSCGTDRCGNRPERTTYRITDAGRAALRATVDEWVSRPVYEYPRFPCAVAELHELPAEHALDLLTTRAERLESEHTLLVDTLAYVGARGLPERFILDVDYQASMLLAEVRWLRATAARIADGTMDWDSPAPPADPGTLPERPLSLSPYYDPARYGPPDPPYAPPARATTPTTPDETAGTDETVTTYVATTPTTTYAATTPTTAYAAYATASPADTEEQP; this comes from the coding sequence ATGTCACTCACCCCCTTGCAGCTCTCCGCGCTGGCGATCCTGCACGAAGGTCCGTCGCACCCGTACGAGGTCTACCAACTGATGTTGCAGCGCCGGGAGGACCGGGTGGTCAAGGTCCGTCCCGGCACGCTTTACCACGCGATCGGCCGCCTGGCCGACGACGGACTGCTGCAGTCGTGCGGCACCGACCGGTGCGGCAACCGGCCGGAGCGTACGACCTATCGGATCACCGACGCGGGACGCGCCGCGCTGCGCGCCACCGTCGACGAGTGGGTGTCCCGGCCGGTGTACGAGTACCCGCGCTTCCCCTGCGCGGTCGCCGAGCTCCATGAGCTGCCCGCCGAGCACGCCCTCGACCTGCTGACCACCCGCGCCGAGCGCCTCGAGAGTGAGCACACCCTGCTCGTCGACACCTTGGCGTACGTCGGCGCCCGCGGGCTGCCGGAGCGTTTCATCCTGGACGTCGACTACCAGGCATCGATGCTGCTCGCGGAGGTCCGCTGGCTGCGCGCCACCGCCGCCCGCATCGCCGACGGGACGATGGACTGGGACTCTCCCGCCCCGCCCGCCGACCCCGGCACCCTGCCGGAGCGTCCGCTGAGCCTGTCGCCGTACTACGACCCGGCCCGCTACGGCCCCCCGGACCCGCCGTACGCCCCGCCCGCCCGCGCCACCACGCCCACCACCCCCGACGAGACCGCCGGCACCGACGAGACCGTCACCACGTACGTCGCCACAACGCCCACCACCACGTACGCCGCCACAACGCCCACCACCGCGTACGCCGCGTACGCCACCGCGTCCCCCGCCGACACCGAGGAGCAGCCATGA
- a CDS encoding NADPH-dependent F420 reductase has product MVGDTDSGQAEIGDRDPGRPGTDDAGTTVGILGAGHLGMALASRLLGTGYVVRLATRRPASVTAEQIAPFLPGVTAVSRAEAYDSDIVIAAIPLRRYRSLPAEALRGRVVVDVMNHLPLVDGPLPEFDDDPRSTSEIVQAHLAGAHLVRTLNHISAREISTDSRPAGEEGRRALAIASDHPAAAARVGRLVDAMGFDPVEVGPLATARVFAPGTPIFHGRWTAVELRQAVAEAVSQATPAA; this is encoded by the coding sequence ATGGTCGGCGACACGGACTCGGGTCAGGCGGAGATCGGCGACCGGGACCCGGGCCGCCCGGGCACCGACGACGCCGGCACCACCGTCGGGATCCTCGGTGCGGGACACCTCGGGATGGCCCTCGCCTCCCGTCTCCTGGGCACCGGCTACGTCGTACGCCTCGCGACCCGCCGCCCGGCGTCGGTGACGGCCGAGCAGATCGCCCCCTTCCTTCCGGGCGTGACGGCAGTTTCCCGGGCCGAGGCGTACGACAGTGACATCGTCATCGCGGCGATCCCGCTGCGGCGCTACCGCAGCCTCCCGGCCGAGGCGCTGCGGGGCCGCGTCGTCGTCGATGTGATGAATCATCTCCCCCTCGTCGACGGGCCGCTGCCGGAGTTCGACGACGATCCCCGGTCGACCAGCGAGATCGTCCAGGCGCATCTCGCCGGCGCCCACCTGGTCCGTACGCTCAACCACATCAGCGCCCGGGAGATCAGCACCGACTCCCGTCCCGCCGGCGAGGAGGGGCGGCGGGCGCTGGCGATCGCCTCCGACCATCCGGCCGCGGCGGCCCGGGTCGGCCGACTGGTGGACGCCATGGGATTCGATCCGGTCGAGGTGGGCCCACTGGCCACCGCCCGTGTTTTCGCTCCCGGCACCCCGATCTTCCACGGGCGCTGGACCGCCGTCGAGCTGCGGCAGGCAGTGGCGGAGGCGGTGTCACAAGCGACGCCCGCGGCGTAG
- a CDS encoding YhfC family intramembrane metalloprotease: MVPSSSIAFMAVTLLISFGVPLGGLIWLLTRRTDGHPRWPAIGRAFLCGMLAFGASQLLIRIPLMLVVVPTLPQPIASFLLSGPMASYSAGLFEETGRLVVMVLLLRRFHRWIDGVSFGLGHGGLEAMVLVGVNTVSNLVLAVMINTGSWDRIAATMPPETAQRAHDAMVGTASPLFLAAGVERIGAIGVHVALSVLVLWGVHRSRKLVAWAAAVLLHGTFNIIAVLMTQAKVNPWLVELVMLVIAALLILMAVRLRPGFATDVLPDLSKLPAPPAPSHGGEVPPKGAAGEGSTSSES; this comes from the coding sequence ATGGTTCCCTCGTCGTCGATCGCCTTCATGGCTGTCACCTTGCTGATCAGTTTCGGTGTGCCGCTCGGCGGTCTGATCTGGTTGCTGACGCGTCGTACGGACGGTCATCCCCGATGGCCCGCGATCGGGCGCGCGTTCCTCTGCGGCATGCTCGCCTTCGGCGCCTCCCAGCTCCTCATCCGGATCCCGCTGATGCTGGTCGTCGTCCCGACCCTGCCGCAGCCGATCGCGTCCTTCCTGCTGTCCGGGCCGATGGCGAGCTACTCGGCCGGTCTGTTCGAGGAGACCGGCCGGCTGGTGGTGATGGTCCTGTTGCTGCGTCGATTCCATCGCTGGATCGACGGCGTCTCCTTCGGTCTGGGTCACGGCGGTCTCGAGGCGATGGTGCTGGTCGGTGTCAACACCGTGTCCAACTTGGTCCTCGCCGTGATGATCAACACCGGCTCCTGGGACCGGATCGCCGCCACCATGCCCCCCGAGACCGCCCAGCGGGCCCATGACGCCATGGTCGGGACGGCATCGCCGCTGTTCCTGGCTGCCGGTGTCGAGCGGATCGGTGCGATCGGCGTCCATGTCGCGCTGTCGGTGCTGGTGCTGTGGGGCGTCCATCGCTCCCGCAAGCTGGTCGCCTGGGCGGCCGCCGTGCTCCTGCATGGCACGTTCAACATCATCGCCGTGCTGATGACCCAGGCCAAGGTCAACCCGTGGCTGGTCGAACTGGTCATGCTGGTGATCGCCGCGCTGTTGATCCTGATGGCCGTACGGCTGCGACCCGGGTTCGCCACCGACGTGCTCCCGGACCTGTCGAAGCTGCCGGCCCCGCCGGCCCCGTCGCACGGCGGTGAGGTTCCGCCGAAGGGTGCCGCCGGTGAGGGGTCGACCTCCTCGGAGAGCTGA